The Mastomys coucha isolate ucsf_1 unplaced genomic scaffold, UCSF_Mcou_1 pScaffold4, whole genome shotgun sequence genome has a segment encoding these proteins:
- the Bbs10 gene encoding Bardet-Biedl syndrome 10 protein isoform X1, whose product MASQGSVTAALRVAEVLEGIANRCVGPEGGQVLCTKPTGEVLLSRDGGCLLEALHLEHPLARMVVTCVSSHLKTTGDGAKTFIIFLCHLLRRLNAIGEKEKDSFTSENIQSHERHWKNCCQWKSISQALLAFQTQTLGCIVDQYLSRHYLSVLSSSAEGRTLCRCSLELLLEAYFCGRVGRNNHRFISQLMCDYVFKCMASESGVEVFELLDNCFVELKVGVTGLPVSDSRIVDGLVLPRDFSVYCPADGDIRMVIVTEVLQPLFSSSGSEFVLSSETQFQASQCWIMDRTKTIMNHLCSKNVKLLLSSVKQPDLVIYCARLNNISVVECLSSEEVFLVQRVTGLSPCVLPEVTSQCEISDSTLVKFCKPFILRSKRYVHLGLISTCTFIPHCMILCGPVLGLVQQHERAFHGAFKMLRQLFTVLDLSYTIQTKQQCKPSPLAYDNSRECNHSPETDKHQDIVTKNKNKLETQTHLEVYSSLGISDTELIAGKQWSAHKETPIDPFQTHEILKCLSPEKSGIIGNCELLIENNSTGNPTAEDTRTEISFKHLQITDNPIKGYMSPVIHKSLDTCTSQGYCSSAVPAGCVLPVGGHFEILMHYYLLNYAKQCQQSDETVISMLVADALLGIPKILYKAKKGKDSFPHIYMRSLHALQASQPMVRSQSGFESVAGKYQLLTSVLQCLMKILTIDLIINIKRQPQKTDSDSSDQESEDEL is encoded by the exons ATGGCGTCCCAGGGGTCCGTAACGGCGGCCTTGCGGGTGGCCGAAGTGCTAGAAGGCATCGCGAACCGCTGCGTGGGGCCCGAGGGCGGCCAAGTGTTGTGTACGAAGCCCACCGGCGAGGTGCTGCTTAGCAGGGATGGAGGCTGCCTCCTGGAGGCGCTGCACTTAGAGCATCCCTTAGCCAG GATGGTAGTGACGTGTGTTTCCAGTCACCTTAAAACCACAGGAGATGGTGccaaaacatttattatttttctttgccaTTTACTCAGAAGACTAAATGCAAtcggagaaaaagaaaaagattcattCACTTCTGAAAATATTCAGAGCCATGAAAGGCACTGGAAAAACTGTTGTCAGTGGAAATCTATTTCCCAGGCCCTACTAGCGTTTCAGACTCAAACGCTAGGTTGTATTGTAGACCAATACTTAAGCAGGCACTACCTGTCTGTCTTGTCTTCATCTGCTGAAGGAAGAACACTGTGTAGGTGCTCTCTAGAGTTGCTCCTGGAAGCATACTTttgtggaagagtgggaagaAACAATCACAGATTCATTTCACAGTTGATGTGTGACTACGTTTTCAAGTGCATGGCTTCTGAAAGTGGGGTTGAAGTATTTGAGTTGTTGGACAACTGTTTTGTAGAGCTGAAAGTTGGTGTGACAGGCCTTCCTGTTTCCGATTCAAGAATCGTGGATGGCCTTGtgcttcccagagacttttctgTGTACTGCCCAGCAGATGGTGACATTAGGATGGTGATAGTAACAGAAGTCCTCCAGCCTCTGTTTTCATCGTCTGGCTCAGAGTTTGTTCTCAGTTCAGAAACACAGTTTCAGGCATCTCAGTGTTGGATCATGGACAGGACAAAAACAATAATGAACCACTTGTGTAGTAAGAATGTAAAACTGCTCCTGTCCAGCGTGAAGCAGCCAGACCTAGTTATTTATTGTGCAAGACTTAATAACATATCCGTGGTAGAGTGTTTATCATCTGAAGAAGTTTTCCTTGTCCAGAGGGTCACTGGTCTTTCTCCTTGTGTCCTACCAGAGGTCACTTCACAGTGTGAAATTTCTGATAGTACTTTGGTGAAGTTTTGCAAACCCTTCATCCTTAGATCCAAGAGGTATGTTCATCTTGGCTTGATTAGCACATGTACATTTATACCTCACTGTATGATCCTTTGTGGACCGGTTCTGGGTCTTGTTCAACAACATGAGAGAGCTTTTCATGGAGCATTTAAAATGCTTCGGCAGCTCTTTACTGTCCTTGATCTAAGTTACACCATACAAACCAAACAGCAATGTAAGCCAAGTCCTCTTGCTTATGACAATAGCAGAGAGTGTAATCACTCACCAGAAACTGATAAGCATCAGGACATagtaacaaagaacaaaaataaattggaAACTCAAACACATTTAGAAGTATATTCAAGTTTGGGGATTTCAGATACAGAATTGATAGCAGGTAAGCAATGGTCAGCACATAAGGAGACACCAATAGATCCATTCCAAACACATGAAATACTGAAGTGCTTGTCTCCAGAAAAAAGTGGGATAATTGGTAACTGTGAACtgttaattgaaaataattccaCTGGAAATCCTACAGCAGAAGACACTAGAACAGAAATTTCTTTCAAACATTTACAGATCACAGATAATCCCATAAAGGGGTACATGTCGCCAGTGATACACAAGTCGCTAGATACCTGTACTTCCCAGGGTTATTGTTCATCAGCTGTGCCAGCAGGCTGTGTTCTGCCAGTGGGTGGACATTTTGAGATTTTGATGCATTACTACCTTCTCAACTATGCCAAGCAATGCCAACAATCAGATGAAACTGTCATCAGCATGTTAGTAGCTGATGCTCTTTTAGGCATCCCTAAAATCCTTTATAAGGCTAAGAAGGGAAAAGACAGTttcccacacatatacatgcggTCTCTCCATGCACTACAAGCCAGTCAACCCATGGTAAGGAGTCAGTCAGGCTTCGAGTCAGTAGCTGGTAAGTACCAATTACTAACTTCCGTTCTTCAGTGTTTGATGAAAATATTAACCATTGATTTAATTATCAACATCAAGAGACAGCCTCAGAAAACTGATTCTGATTCTTCTGACCAAGAATCAGAAGATGAACTTTAA
- the Bbs10 gene encoding Bardet-Biedl syndrome 10 protein isoform X2, whose translation MASQGSVTAALRVAEVLEGIANRCVGPEGGQVLCTKPTGEVLLSRDGGCLLEALHLEHPLARYLASPAVRMVVTCVSSHLKTTGDGAKTFIIFLCHLLRRLNAIGEKEKDSFTSENIQSHERHWKNCCQWKSISQALLAFQTQTLGCIVDQYLSRHYLSVLSSSAEGRTLCRCSLELLLEAYFCGRVGRNNHRFISQLMCDYVFKCMASESGVEVFELLDNCFVELKVGVTGLPVSDSRIVDGLVLPRDFSVYCPADGDIRMVIVTEVLQPLFSSSGSEFVLSSETQFQASQCWIMDRTKTIMNHLCSKNVKLLLSSVKQPDLVIYCARLNNISVVECLSSEEVFLVQRVTGLSPCVLPEVTSQCEISDSTLVKFCKPFILRSKRYVHLGLISTCTFIPHCMILCGPVLGLVQQHERAFHGAFKMLRQLFTVLDLSYTIQTKQQCKPSPLAYDNSRECNHSPETDKHQDIVTKNKNKLETQTHLEVYSSLGISDTELIAGKQWSAHKETPIDPFQTHEILKCLSPEKSGIIGNCELLIENNSTGNPTAEDTRTEISFKHLQITDNPIKGYMSPVIHKSLDTCTSQGYCSSAVPAGCVLPVGGHFEILMHYYLLNYAKQCQQSDETVISMLVADALLGIPKILYKAKKGKDSFPHIYMRSLHALQASQPMVRSQSGFESVAGKYQLLTSVLQCLMKILTIDLIINIKRQPQKTDSDSSDQESEDEL comes from the exons ATGGCGTCCCAGGGGTCCGTAACGGCGGCCTTGCGGGTGGCCGAAGTGCTAGAAGGCATCGCGAACCGCTGCGTGGGGCCCGAGGGCGGCCAAGTGTTGTGTACGAAGCCCACCGGCGAGGTGCTGCTTAGCAGGGATGGAGGCTGCCTCCTGGAGGCGCTGCACTTAGAGCATCCCTTAGCCAGGTACCTCGCTTCTCCTGCAGTCCG GATGGTAGTGACGTGTGTTTCCAGTCACCTTAAAACCACAGGAGATGGTGccaaaacatttattatttttctttgccaTTTACTCAGAAGACTAAATGCAAtcggagaaaaagaaaaagattcattCACTTCTGAAAATATTCAGAGCCATGAAAGGCACTGGAAAAACTGTTGTCAGTGGAAATCTATTTCCCAGGCCCTACTAGCGTTTCAGACTCAAACGCTAGGTTGTATTGTAGACCAATACTTAAGCAGGCACTACCTGTCTGTCTTGTCTTCATCTGCTGAAGGAAGAACACTGTGTAGGTGCTCTCTAGAGTTGCTCCTGGAAGCATACTTttgtggaagagtgggaagaAACAATCACAGATTCATTTCACAGTTGATGTGTGACTACGTTTTCAAGTGCATGGCTTCTGAAAGTGGGGTTGAAGTATTTGAGTTGTTGGACAACTGTTTTGTAGAGCTGAAAGTTGGTGTGACAGGCCTTCCTGTTTCCGATTCAAGAATCGTGGATGGCCTTGtgcttcccagagacttttctgTGTACTGCCCAGCAGATGGTGACATTAGGATGGTGATAGTAACAGAAGTCCTCCAGCCTCTGTTTTCATCGTCTGGCTCAGAGTTTGTTCTCAGTTCAGAAACACAGTTTCAGGCATCTCAGTGTTGGATCATGGACAGGACAAAAACAATAATGAACCACTTGTGTAGTAAGAATGTAAAACTGCTCCTGTCCAGCGTGAAGCAGCCAGACCTAGTTATTTATTGTGCAAGACTTAATAACATATCCGTGGTAGAGTGTTTATCATCTGAAGAAGTTTTCCTTGTCCAGAGGGTCACTGGTCTTTCTCCTTGTGTCCTACCAGAGGTCACTTCACAGTGTGAAATTTCTGATAGTACTTTGGTGAAGTTTTGCAAACCCTTCATCCTTAGATCCAAGAGGTATGTTCATCTTGGCTTGATTAGCACATGTACATTTATACCTCACTGTATGATCCTTTGTGGACCGGTTCTGGGTCTTGTTCAACAACATGAGAGAGCTTTTCATGGAGCATTTAAAATGCTTCGGCAGCTCTTTACTGTCCTTGATCTAAGTTACACCATACAAACCAAACAGCAATGTAAGCCAAGTCCTCTTGCTTATGACAATAGCAGAGAGTGTAATCACTCACCAGAAACTGATAAGCATCAGGACATagtaacaaagaacaaaaataaattggaAACTCAAACACATTTAGAAGTATATTCAAGTTTGGGGATTTCAGATACAGAATTGATAGCAGGTAAGCAATGGTCAGCACATAAGGAGACACCAATAGATCCATTCCAAACACATGAAATACTGAAGTGCTTGTCTCCAGAAAAAAGTGGGATAATTGGTAACTGTGAACtgttaattgaaaataattccaCTGGAAATCCTACAGCAGAAGACACTAGAACAGAAATTTCTTTCAAACATTTACAGATCACAGATAATCCCATAAAGGGGTACATGTCGCCAGTGATACACAAGTCGCTAGATACCTGTACTTCCCAGGGTTATTGTTCATCAGCTGTGCCAGCAGGCTGTGTTCTGCCAGTGGGTGGACATTTTGAGATTTTGATGCATTACTACCTTCTCAACTATGCCAAGCAATGCCAACAATCAGATGAAACTGTCATCAGCATGTTAGTAGCTGATGCTCTTTTAGGCATCCCTAAAATCCTTTATAAGGCTAAGAAGGGAAAAGACAGTttcccacacatatacatgcggTCTCTCCATGCACTACAAGCCAGTCAACCCATGGTAAGGAGTCAGTCAGGCTTCGAGTCAGTAGCTGGTAAGTACCAATTACTAACTTCCGTTCTTCAGTGTTTGATGAAAATATTAACCATTGATTTAATTATCAACATCAAGAGACAGCCTCAGAAAACTGATTCTGATTCTTCTGACCAAGAATCAGAAGATGAACTTTAA